In Candidatus Defluviilinea proxima, a single genomic region encodes these proteins:
- a CDS encoding SGNH/GDSL hydrolase family protein → MKQKTLFLLLILTLLTACSSGQVSTTAEPVADTGVSLQTQPTVDSVQQAVTDTETIPSTPTTTVTPKPPLEKDAWMKMPVVPSGVSDAMRDVYQRGLELGTDPKHFSVIGDCQNVSSYFLSVYEKPDEYSLGTEYAYLQPTIDYYQGSYSRVSVAVKGGFNAAAVISPLRADRKVCNANESPLDCELRLWKPSIVFVSMETWWSQKPEQEYEKYMRIVLDRIIASGAVPIIATKADNLEGDNAINATVAKLAYEYDIPMWNFWVAVQPLPDHGLSKDGFHLTFARNFFDDPHRMKSAWPWRNLTALQSLDAVHNSLTK, encoded by the coding sequence ATGAAACAAAAAACTTTATTCCTCTTATTGATATTGACGTTGTTGACAGCTTGTTCCAGTGGACAAGTTTCGACAACAGCCGAGCCTGTGGCAGATACAGGCGTTTCGCTTCAAACCCAGCCGACAGTTGACTCTGTCCAACAAGCTGTGACTGACACTGAAACCATTCCATCCACACCAACAACGACCGTTACACCCAAGCCACCCCTCGAGAAAGATGCATGGATGAAAATGCCTGTTGTTCCGTCTGGTGTGAGTGACGCCATGCGCGATGTGTATCAGCGTGGCTTGGAGCTTGGTACCGACCCCAAACATTTCTCCGTGATCGGTGATTGCCAGAATGTATCTTCGTATTTTCTCTCAGTGTATGAGAAGCCAGATGAATACAGCCTTGGCACAGAGTACGCCTACTTGCAACCGACCATTGATTATTACCAAGGTTCTTACTCGCGTGTTAGTGTGGCCGTGAAGGGAGGCTTCAATGCCGCGGCGGTGATCTCCCCTCTACGCGCGGACCGTAAGGTATGCAACGCCAACGAATCACCTCTCGATTGTGAATTGCGTTTGTGGAAACCATCCATTGTGTTTGTGAGCATGGAAACCTGGTGGTCGCAAAAGCCCGAACAGGAATATGAGAAGTATATGCGTATTGTGCTTGACCGTATTATTGCATCAGGCGCTGTGCCGATCATTGCCACCAAGGCCGATAACCTCGAAGGCGACAATGCCATCAATGCGACAGTTGCCAAGCTCGCCTACGAATATGACATCCCCATGTGGAATTTCTGGGTGGCGGTTCAGCCTTTGCCTGATCACGGCCTCAGCAAGGACGGTTTTCACTTAACCTTCGCCCGCAATTTCTTCGATGATCCTCACCGTATGAAGAGCGCATGGCCGTGGCGCAACCTGACAGCCTTGCAATCGCTCGATGCGGTTCATAACAGCTTAACCAAATAA